One Silene latifolia isolate original U9 population chromosome 4, ASM4854445v1, whole genome shotgun sequence DNA segment encodes these proteins:
- the LOC141651718 gene encoding uncharacterized protein LOC141651718 has product MLAEFDLKYVPLKAVKGWAIADFLADNPIEEDSVTDMWSFPDKNVVHVEDEVWDLYFDGASSSMGYGVGILLISPKREHVPVSIMLDFLATNNAAEYEACLLGLRSAITLNIKRVLVHGDSSLVINQVTGSWKIKSNSLAPYQAKIEELEKYFEEIHYVHLPGEENQFADALSKLAALVKIPDHIDSMPLCVKRRSTPSYINEINGTEEDDIEP; this is encoded by the coding sequence ATGTTAGCTGAATTCGATCTTAAGTACGTACCCTTGAAAGCAGTGAAAGGATGGGCTATCGCCGACTTCCTCGCTGACAATCCAATAGAGGAAGACAGTGTTACGGACATGTGGTCTTTCCCAGATAAAAACGTGGTTCATGTCGAAGACGAAGTATGGGAtctttatttcgatggagcatcgagtAGCATGGGATATGGGGTCGGAATCCTCCTCATTTCCCCAAAGAGAGAACATGTACCTGTATCCATCATGTTAGATTTCCTCGCCACCAACAATGCTGCTGAGTACGAAGCATGCCTACTGGGTTTGCGCAGTGCTATCACTCTAAATATAAAGAGGGTACTCGTACATGGTGACTCATCtttagtcattaaccaagtaacaGGGTCGTGGAAAATCAAAAGTAATAGTCTGGCACCTTACCAGGCTAAGATAGAGGAATTGGAAAAGTATTTCGAGGAAATACACTATGTCCATTTACCCGgagaagagaatcaattcgcCGACGCTCTGTCTAAGTTGGCAGCCTTGGTTAAAATCCCAGATCATATAGACAGCATGCCACTATGTGTCAAACGAAGATCGACACCATCATACATAAATGAGATCAATGGCACAGAGGAAGATGATATCGAACCTTAG
- the LOC141651719 gene encoding uncharacterized protein LOC141651719 gives MLAEFDLKYVPLKAVKGWAIADFLADNPIEEDSVTDMWSFPDKNVVHVEDEVWDLYFDGASSSMGYGVGILLISPKREHVPVSIKLDFLATNNAAEYEACLLGLRSAITLYIKRVLVHGDSSLVINQVTGSWKIKSNSLSPYQAKIEELEKYFEEIHYVHLPGEENQFADALSKLAALVKIPDHIDSMPLCVKRRSTPSYINEINGTEEDDIEP, from the coding sequence ATGTTAGCTGAATTCGATCTTAAGTACGTACCCTTGAAAGCAGTGAAAGGATGGGCTATCGCCGACTTCCTCGCTGACAATCCAATAGAGGAAGACAGTGTTACGGACATGTGGTCTTTCCCAGATAAAAACGTGGTTCATGTCGAAGACGAAGTATGGGAtctttatttcgatggagcatcgagtAGCATGGGATATGGGGTCGGAATCCTCCTCATTTCCCCAAAGAGAGAACATGTACCTGTATCCATCAAGTTAGATTTCCTCGCCACCAACAATGCTGCTGAGTACGAAGCATGCCTACTGGGTTTGCGCAGTGCTATCACTCTATATATAAAGAGGGTACTCGTACATGGTGACTCATCtttagtcattaaccaagtaacaGGGTCGTGGAAAATCAAAAGTAATAGTCTGTCACCTTACCAGGCTAAGATAGAGGAATTGGAAAAGTATTTCGAGGAAATACACTATGTCCATTTACCCGgagaagagaatcaattcgcCGACGCTCTGTCTAAGTTGGCAGCCTTGGTTAAAATCCCAGATCATATAGACAGCATGCCACTATGTGTCAAACGAAGATCGACACCATCATACATAAATGAGATCAATGGCACAGAGGAAGATGATATCGAACCTTAG